From Amycolatopsis sp. WQ 127309:
CGAGGACCGCGCGGATCGGGCGCAACGCCGTTCCGGTGATCCACTCCAGCACCGCTCGCGACCCGCGCAGCGGCTGGACGTACGTCGACTCCCAGGCGTCGACGCCGCAGCCGGCGTCGGCCAGGAGGTTCGCGTACTCCAGTGGGGTCGAGACCGCGTCGTCCTCGCGCAGGACGACGTCGGCCAGCTGTGACGACCAGGCCGGAGACGCCGCCAGTTCGCGGGTCAGCGCGTGCGACGGGGCGTCGAAGTTGCCCGGGACCTGCACCGCGAGCCACGCGCCGGACGGCAGCTGCCCGGCCCAGCGGTGCAGCAGGTCGCGGTGCCCGGGCACCCACTGCAGGACGGCGTTCGAGACCACGACGTCGGTGTCCGGCGCCGGCGTCCAGTCGTTGACGTCGAGCACTGCGGCGTCCAGGCCGCGGGCACGCGCGGCCGCCACCATTTCGGGTGAACTGTCGCTGCATTCCAAAGCGGCACCGGGCCAGCGTTTGCCCAGGTCGACCGTCAGGTTTCCGGGGCCGCAGCCGAGATCGACCACCCGCCTGGGTGAAACCGCGCCGATCCGGGACGTCAGGTCGTAGAACGGCCGGGCCCGCAGGTCGGCGTAGTCGAGGTACTTCTCCGGATCCCACACAGGCGCCTCCCGAACAAACAGTACGCGTGTACTGAGTACGAGCGTACTGCTATTCGGCGGCGGTGGCCAGCTTCGCGGCGACCTGCTCGGCGATGGCCGCCACCAGCGTGACGTCCGTGCCCGGGTCCGGCCTGACCTGCAGGACGCTGCCGTCGCGGCCGGGGACCTTGCGCTGGACGAACCACGCGCCGCCGTCCCCGATGTCCTGGCGGTGCCTTGAGCGCACCGAGCCGTCGACGCGCAGCCGCACGTGGTGCGGCACCCGGCTCGGCTCCGGCAGGCTGAACCGCACGGGCGCGAGGTCGCTCAGCACGACGGCCGAGCCGACGGTGCCGGACTCGGCCGACTCGGTCAGCGTGAAGACGCTGTCCTTCCAGGCCGCCTTGCCGATCAGGTGCCAGCCGACGCGGCGCGCGCCGCCGGCGCCGTCCGGGATCCACAGCCCGAGCGGCGTGACGACCAGGTGCCCGCCGCCCTCGACCGGGGCGCTGTCCACGACGTCTTCGCCGGCGTCCAGCGAACCGGCGAAACCGTCGGGGGTGCGGTCGCCGAGCAACCGGCGCAGGAAACTCACGTCAGCTCCACGAGCTGGCGGACGCCTGCTCGCCCAGCGACTTCTTGTACTGCTCCAGCGCGACGAGGTCGCCGAAGAGGGCGCGGTAGTCGTCCGGCGCCTCGACCGGCGACAGCCGCTGCAGCTTCCCCTTGATCTCCGAGATCTGCCGCCCGACGAGGCTCTCCTGCAGCCGGGCGAGGATCGATGAGATGTAGCGGGAGTCGACTTCGTCCTTGGCCTGCAACGGTTCCACGGCCAGCTCGGAGAGCACCCGGCGGACCGTCCCCTCCGGGCAGTGCGCGGCCGCCGCGTCCAGCAGCGACGGGCCGGTGAGGCCCGAACCGGCCCCGCCCGCCTTCAGCACGGCTTCGTGCACCGCGATGTACACCGGGTGCGTGAACGCCTCCAGCGGCAGCGCGTCGTACTCCGGCCCGGCGATCGCGGGCTGCTGCAGCGCGGCCTTCAGCGCCTCGCGCTGGATCGCGAACCGCGGGTCCTTCGGCGCGGGGCGGGCGACGTCGGACTCCGGGGCCTTCACCTCGGGAGCGCCGACGCGGGCCGGCTGCTTCAAGGGCGCGCCGCCGCGCTTGTCGGTCGCGCCCGCGCTGCCGCGCACGCGGTTGACGACCTGGGCGACGTCCTGCCAGCCCACCCACCAGGCGAGCTTCGACGCGTAGCCGTCACGCGCGGCGCGGTCCTTGATCGCCGCGATCATCGGCACGGTCTTCTGCAGCGCCGAGACCTGGCCGTCGACCGAGTCGAGGTCGAAGTTCTTCAGCGTGCTGCGGATGGCGAACTCGAACAGCGGGATCCGGCGCGCGACCAGGTCCTTGACCGCGCTGTCGCCCTTGGCCAGGCGCAGCTCGCACGGGTCCATGCCGTCCGGCGCGACCGCGATGTAGGTCTGGCCGGCGAACGTCTGGTCGCCTTCGAACGCCTTCAGCGCGGCCTTCTGGCCCGCTTCGTCACCGTCGAAGGTGAAGATCACTTCGCCGCGGAAGGCGTCGTCGTCCATCATCAGCCGGCGAAGCACCTTCATGTGGTCTTCGCCGAACGCCGTGCCCGAGGACGCCACGGCCGTCGGGACGCCCGCCGCGTGCATCGCCATCACGTCCGTGTAGCCCTCGACCACGACGACCTGGTGCCGCTTCGCGATCTCGCGCTTGGCCAGGTCGAGGCCGAACATGACCTGGGACTTCTTGTAGATCGGCGACTCGGCGGTGTTGAGGTACTTGGCCGAGATCCGGTCGTCGTCGAACAGCCGCCGCGCGCCGAAGCCGACGACCTCGTTGCCGACGTCGCGGATCGGCCAGACGAGCCGCCGGTGGAAGCGGTCCATCGGGCCGCGCTGGCCCTCCTTGGACAACCCCGCCGTCAGCAGCTCCTTGACCTCGAACCCGCGCGTGAGCAGGTGCTTGGTCAGTTTGTCCCAGCCGCCGGGGGCGTAGCCGCAGCCGAACGTCTTCGCCGCGGCGGCGTCGAACCCGCGCTCGGACAGGAAGTCCCGCGCGGTGCGCGCCTCGTCGGTGACCAGCTGCTCGGCGTAGAACTCCTGCGCGGCGCGGTGCGCCTCGATCAGCCGGCTGCGGCTGCCGCGGTCGCGCTGGATGGTCGCGCCGCCGCCCTCGTAGGTGAGCCGGATGCCGACCCGGTCGGCCAGCCGCTCGACGGCCTCCACGAAGGTGATCAGGTCGATCTTCTGGACGAACTTGATCACGTCGCCGCCCTCGCCACAGCCGAAGCAGTGGAAGGTGCCGTGCGTCGGGCGGACGTTGAACGACGGGGTCTTCTCGTTGTGGAACGGGCAGAGGCCCTTCAGGCTGCCCCCACCAGCGCGGCGCAGCGCCACGTACTCCCCGACGACCTCGTCGATCCGGCTCCGCTCGCGCACCTCCGCGATGTCGCTGTCCCGAATCCGTCCTGCCACGCCGCCCACTCTAGCCGCGCCGGTTGCGGCACACTCGGGGCATGGCCTCCACGCCCACCGCCCAGGACACCCTCGCCGCGCGGTTCGCCGAGCACCGCGGCCACCTGATCGGGGTGGCCTACCGGCTCACCGGCACCCGCGCCGACGCCGAGGACGCCGTCCAGGAGTCGTGGCTGCGGCTGGCCGGGCTCGACGACGCCGGGCAGGACGCGATCCGCGACCTGCGCGGCTGGCTGACCACCGTCGTCGGCCGGATCTGCCTCGACCGGCTGAAGTCGGCCGCGGCGCAGCGGGAGCGCTACGTCGGCCAGTGGCTGCCGGAACCCGTCGTGACGCCGTTCGGGCAGCCGGTCAGCGAAGACCCGCTCGACCTCGCCGTCCGCGACGACGGGCTGCGGATGGCCGCGCTGGTCGTGCTCGACAAGCTGACGCCGGAGCAGCGCGTCGCGTTCGTGCTGCACGACGCGTTCTCGCTGCCCTTCGCCGAGATCGCGGACATCCTCGGCTGCTCGGTGGACGCCGCGCGCCAGCACGGCTCGCGCGGCCGCCGCGCGCTGGCCGACGCGGACCCGGCGCCGCGCGCGCCGCTGGACGAGCAGGCGAAGGTCCTCGAGAAGTTCGTCACCGCGCTGCTCGCCGGCGACATCGGCGCGGTCGTCGAGCTGCTGCACCCGGACGCGGTGCTGATCGGCGACTCGGACGGCAAGGGCCGCACCACGCGCCAGCTCATGGTCGGCGCCGACAAGCTCGCCCGCTTCTTCGTCGGGCTCATGCGCAAGTACGCCCCGGAGAGCGTCACCCGCGGCGCGCCGGTGCTGGTCAACGGCGACCTCGGGTTCTACCTGCCGCCGCTGCCGGAGCGCGAGGGTTTCCTGGCGCTCGACGAGCACGTCCAGGCGATGAGCGTCCGCGACGGGAAGATCGTGGCGATCTACGACGTCGTCAACCCGGACAAGCTGACCCGGATCACGCGTCCCGGCGCCGCGCCTTCGTGATCCCGGCCACCAGCACGAGCACGGCGAAGGCACCGAAGTAGGCCAACGCCCAGCCCGGGTCCAACGGCGAGTCGGACAGGCTCGCCGCGTTGCCGCCGTCGCGACCGGCGTTCGCACCGCCGGAGCCGCTGAGGAACTTCGTGACGGCGTTCAGCGGCAGCCACCGGTGGATCGCCTGCCCGGCCCGCGGGATCAGCGTGACGACGTTCTCCGCCATGAGCGGGTAGCCGACGAGCAGCGCGACCGCGCCGGCGGTGTGGCGCACGAGCAGGCCGACGCCGACCCCGCAGACCGCGGCGAGCGCGAAGACCGGGCCGGTGCCGGCGACGATCGTCCAGTCCGCCGCGCTGTCGAGCGCCAGATCGGCGTCCGGGGCGAGGATTCGCGCGACCAGCCAGGCGAGGAACGCGGCGGCTTCGCCGAGGAGGACGGCGTACCCGGCGACGACCGCGGCCTTCGCGGCCAGCGCCGGCCACCGGCTCGGGACGCCTTGGAAAGTGCCGTGGATCGTGCCGGACTG
This genomic window contains:
- a CDS encoding trans-aconitate 2-methyltransferase yields the protein MWDPEKYLDYADLRARPFYDLTSRIGAVSPRRVVDLGCGPGNLTVDLGKRWPGAALECSDSSPEMVAAARARGLDAAVLDVNDWTPAPDTDVVVSNAVLQWVPGHRDLLHRWAGQLPSGAWLAVQVPGNFDAPSHALTRELAASPAWSSQLADVVLREDDAVSTPLEYANLLADAGCGVDAWESTYVQPLRGSRAVLEWITGTALRPIRAVLEDEAWDRFRAELAPRLDKAYPTRTDGTTWFEFRRVFVVAQV
- the dnaG gene encoding DNA primase, which gives rise to MGGVAGRIRDSDIAEVRERSRIDEVVGEYVALRRAGGGSLKGLCPFHNEKTPSFNVRPTHGTFHCFGCGEGGDVIKFVQKIDLITFVEAVERLADRVGIRLTYEGGGATIQRDRGSRSRLIEAHRAAQEFYAEQLVTDEARTARDFLSERGFDAAAAKTFGCGYAPGGWDKLTKHLLTRGFEVKELLTAGLSKEGQRGPMDRFHRRLVWPIRDVGNEVVGFGARRLFDDDRISAKYLNTAESPIYKKSQVMFGLDLAKREIAKRHQVVVVEGYTDVMAMHAAGVPTAVASSGTAFGEDHMKVLRRLMMDDDAFRGEVIFTFDGDEAGQKAALKAFEGDQTFAGQTYIAVAPDGMDPCELRLAKGDSAVKDLVARRIPLFEFAIRSTLKNFDLDSVDGQVSALQKTVPMIAAIKDRAARDGYASKLAWWVGWQDVAQVVNRVRGSAGATDKRGGAPLKQPARVGAPEVKAPESDVARPAPKDPRFAIQREALKAALQQPAIAGPEYDALPLEAFTHPVYIAVHEAVLKAGGAGSGLTGPSLLDAAAAHCPEGTVRRVLSELAVEPLQAKDEVDSRYISSILARLQESLVGRQISEIKGKLQRLSPVEAPDDYRALFGDLVALEQYKKSLGEQASASSWS
- a CDS encoding sigma-70 family RNA polymerase sigma factor, which encodes MASTPTAQDTLAARFAEHRGHLIGVAYRLTGTRADAEDAVQESWLRLAGLDDAGQDAIRDLRGWLTTVVGRICLDRLKSAAAQRERYVGQWLPEPVVTPFGQPVSEDPLDLAVRDDGLRMAALVVLDKLTPEQRVAFVLHDAFSLPFAEIADILGCSVDAARQHGSRGRRALADADPAPRAPLDEQAKVLEKFVTALLAGDIGAVVELLHPDAVLIGDSDGKGRTTRQLMVGADKLARFFVGLMRKYAPESVTRGAPVLVNGDLGFYLPPLPEREGFLALDEHVQAMSVRDGKIVAIYDVVNPDKLTRITRPGAAPS